The sequence AGCCTGACCTCTGCCATGCCGGTGGTATTACGGAAGGACGCCTGATCGCGGGTATGGCCGAAGCATACTACGTTCCCATTGCTCCGCATAACCCGATGGGGCCAATTTCTCTGGCAGTTGGGTTGAATCTGGCAGCCAGTGTACCCAATTTTCTGGTACAGGAGCAGGTCTCCCTGGGTGAAGGCTATCTCAAGAATCCCTTCAAATTACAAAGCGACGGCACAGTTCTCATTCCGAAAGGACCGGGTCTGGGCGTCGAACTGGACGAAGCGCTGATGAAAGACAAAATCGGCCACGACTGGAAAAATCCCGAAACATACAATGCCCTCGACGGATCAGTAGTGGATTGGTAATATTACCCTGATTACAAGCCTCTTACCATAAAACCTATTCTTTTTTTAAACACAGTTAAACCTTTATTTCCCAGTATTCAATGAATTCCTTACCATGGAAAGAACTCTAAAATTTTTCGTTTTTCTGCTGCTTCTGAGCCAGAGCTATGCTTTTGCCCAGAATACCAGAGTGACTGGTAAAGTCACCGGCCCCGACAATCAGGGGCTACCGGGCGTAAACGTGCAGGTTAGTGGTACCTCACTCGGTACAGCCACCGATGCCTCGGGCAACTTTTCGCTGAATGCAGCGGGAAATGCCTCCCTGGTCTTTTCAAATATTGGCTATGTGAGCCAAACGGTTCCGGTAAACGGCCGCACTGCAATCAACGTCCAGTTGGCCGAAGATTTAAAAACACTCAACGAAGTGGTTGTCGTTGGTTATGGTACACAGCGCAAAACCGATGTAACGGGCGCATTGACGGCTATTTCAACCAAAGAATTTGCCCAGCAACCCGTTACCCGTCTGGATCAGGTGTTGCAGGGGCGGGCTGCGGGTGTGCAGGTCAGTCAGACCAATGGGGCTCCGGGTGGCGATGCCCGAATCAGAATCAGGGGAGCCAATTCGGTATTGGGTAGTAACAATCCACTCTATGTCGTCGACGGGTTCGTTGGTGCTGATTTTAACTTCGTCAACCCCAATGACATTGAAACCATTCAGATATTGAAAGATGCCGCATCGACGTCCATTTATGGTAGTCGCGGGGCGAATGGCGTCGTGATCATTACGACCAAAAAAGGATCGAAAGGTCTCAAAGTCAACTATGAAGGTCAGTTCAGTACGTCGGAGGTCATCAAAAAATACGATGTATTACCGGCCGGTGAATTTGCCGAAATCGTTAATGCCCGGGCTACGGCTACTGGCTCCAACCTGCCATTCACAAGCGATCAGATCGCCCAGTTCAAACAAAATGGCGGCACCGACTGGCAGAGCCTTGTGTTTCGGAATGGGAGTGGCCAGCAACACCAGATTACACTGTCGGGTGGTAGTGATAAAACAACCTTTCTGGTATCGGGAAACTATTTGAATCAAAATGGTATCGTCAATAACAGTGGGTTTAAGCGGTATAACCTGCGGACCAACATAAATACGCAGATCAACGATAAGCTTTCGTTTCGCTTGAATCTGTGGGGTACGCGGTCGCAAAATCACAACACGCTCGACGGTGGCGCCATTGTTCAGGCACTGGCCTGGGCACCGACAACACCGGCCTACGGTGCCGATGGTCAGCCGACGTTTACGGACCCAATTGGCTCCGTTTATCGTAATCCGCTGGATTACCTCTATGATCAATCAGTCGATGCGAACCGTAGTGGTATCAACATCAATGGTGGGTTAAACTATAAACTTCCCATCAAAGGTCTGACGATCGATTTGCAGTACGCCGTCAATTACCTGAATGCGCAAAACCTGAATTTAAACGGTAAGCGGCTCTCGAACAACGTACCGACGGCAAGCCGGTATTCGGCGGAGCAGGTGACACTCCAAAACACGAACAATTTGAATTACGACGTCAAAATCGGCAATCACTCGATTAACGCCGTTGCCGTTCTGGAGACACAGCAATTCACCAATAGAGACTTTACTGCCAGTGCGTCAGGGCTGCGGTTTCCGCAATTAGGTTATGACAACATCGGCGGTAATACAGCTGCAACCGTGGCTTCGAGTTACCAGAAATGGACATTGCTGTCGTTGCTGGGGCGTGTAAACTACGGATACAAAGACAAATACCTGGTATCAGCGGCTGTCCGGCGCGATGGATCATCCAAGTTTGGTAAGGATAATAAGTACAGTGTTTTCCCGTCGGTAGCTTTGGGATGGCGGTTATCCGAAGAAGAGTTTATCAAAAAACTTAACGTATTCAATAACCTGAAACTACGGGGAAGCTGGGGTATGACGGGTAGCCAGGCCATTAACCCCTACGCTACTATTTCAACGTATAGTACAGCAGTTTCAGCATTCAACAACTCGGCGGCTACGGCCGGGGTACTGCTGGGTAACCCCGGTAACCCGGATCTCAAATGGGAAACAACCAAGCAGGTCGATGTTGGTCTGGAAATGGAATTCCTGAATGGTCGACTACGTATTGAAGCCGATTACTTCAAGAAGAACACAACTGATCTGCTCCTGAACGTAGCGATTCCAAGCTATGCCGGTGGTGGTACGCAAGCCCGGAACGTAGGTGAAGTTGAGAACCAGGGATTTGAATTTTCGATCGGTGGCACGCCACTGGCAGCTGGTAGCTTCCGTTGGGAGACAAATCTGAATTTCTCTACCTTAAAAAATCAGGTGATCAGTTTAGGTGGTCTGCCACGACTAGGTCAGGGTACGGGCGTCGGCGCGGGTATGTCTACGACCAACGAGTTTATGCTTATACCGGGTGAGCCACTGGGTTCCTATTGGGGCCTGAATTATCTGGGAACCTGGAAGCCAAACGAAGCCGATGCTGCAGCCAAGCAGGGGCGCGTACCGGGTGATCCGCATTACCAGGATCTCAATGGCGACAACGCAATTACTACGGATGACTTTCAGATTATTGGCCGGGCTTTCCCGAAAGCAACGGGCGGATGGAACAACACGTTTACGTATAAAGGACTGACCCTGAACGTATTCTTCAACGGCGTATTTGGTGTCGATAAGCTTAACTACACCCGGGCGGCTGCCCTGTCGGGTTCTGGCGATGCACGGCAGTTCATTCTGTCGGAGATCCGGGATTACTACCGGCCAGGCAATGAAACGTCGAACGTACCAGCGTTTACCAAAACGTATCAGCCCTTCACGCAGTCGAGCCGGTTCCTGGAAGATGGTAGCTTCGTTCGCCTGAAAAACGTAAGTCTGTCGTACAATTTACCAACGGGTTTCCTTAAAAACAAAGCCAACATCCGGGTATTTGCCAGCGCCACGAACCTGTTTACGATCACAAAATACAAAGGTCCAGATCCAGAATCGGCTCGGGTAGGTTCGAACACCGATACCGCCATCGGTATTGACTATGGCTCTTATCCAAACGCCAAACAATATACTCTCGGTATCAACCTGGGCTTCTAAACTCTTTGATGAATCATGAAAAAATTATTAATAATTGGAATGGCGGCCATGCTCACGGCAGGCTGTAAAGGTTACCTCGAAGAAGATACTACGGGGCTATTATACGGTGGAAACGTTCTTTCGACCCAGGACGGACTGGAATCGGCCCTGACCGGAGCCTACCGGGGCCTGGGTAACCAATGGACCTACGGGTTCCTGCACCCATCGGCCAATGCCGCTACCATTGGCAGCGACGACGTAACGACGCACCCAGCCAGTAATAAAGCCGACTGGCGCGAATTCGATCAGTTTAACGTATCAACCACGAATCAGCGGTCGGGTGCGGTCTATAATGGTTGTTATAAAGCGATTCAGGGTGCAAACAACGTAATCAATAACTACGCAAAAACAGTCGGAACCAAAGCAACGATCGACATTATTGCAGGTGAAGCTTTTTTCATTCGTGGGTTTTCCTACTACTGGTTAACCCGCTTTTATGGCAACATTCCGCTGGTGCTGGCGGGTGAATATTCGGCGGATCTGCTCACCATCAAAAAATCGACACCAGCCGAGGTATACGCTCTGATCGTTGAGGACCTTAAAAAAGCCGAAACGATGCTACCCGACACCCGTCGCGATCCAGGTCGGCCCAATGCTGGAGCTGCCAAGGCTTTCCTGGCGGATGTGTATCTGACCATGGCGGGCTGGCCACTGAAACAAGCTGATAAATACGATCTGGCTGCGGCTAAAGCCAAAGAGGTAATCGACAATCGGACTAAATACGGATTTCAGTTGATGCCGACGTTCGCGGCTGTTTTCGACAATGATCCGGCGGTGGCCATTATTCCGGAATCGGTGTTTCAGATCAATGGATTTACGGGTGGCAGCGGTACGGCCAACGCAACCTATGGCAACACCACAATGCCGGGCGAAGAAGGTGGCTGGGACGATATGTTTGCCGAGCTTAATTTCTTCAAAAACTTCCCAGCAGGTCCACGCAAAGATGCTACGTTCCGGACTCAGTTCGGTTTGGGTGCTACCACAATTCCCTGGGAGCAAAGCCTGACGAAACATCCGTACTACAAAAAATGGTACATCAAAGGCAATGTCGTTACGTCAAGTATCTCGCTGCCATCTGTCATGATGCGCTACCCTCATGTGTTAACCATCTATGCAGAAGCCAAAGCGCGTGGTACGGGTGGACCTGACCAGGCTGCCTATGATGCACTGAATCAGGTTCGTCTACGGGGTTTACCAGCAG comes from Spirosoma aureum and encodes:
- a CDS encoding SusC/RagA family TonB-linked outer membrane protein, which gives rise to MERTLKFFVFLLLLSQSYAFAQNTRVTGKVTGPDNQGLPGVNVQVSGTSLGTATDASGNFSLNAAGNASLVFSNIGYVSQTVPVNGRTAINVQLAEDLKTLNEVVVVGYGTQRKTDVTGALTAISTKEFAQQPVTRLDQVLQGRAAGVQVSQTNGAPGGDARIRIRGANSVLGSNNPLYVVDGFVGADFNFVNPNDIETIQILKDAASTSIYGSRGANGVVIITTKKGSKGLKVNYEGQFSTSEVIKKYDVLPAGEFAEIVNARATATGSNLPFTSDQIAQFKQNGGTDWQSLVFRNGSGQQHQITLSGGSDKTTFLVSGNYLNQNGIVNNSGFKRYNLRTNINTQINDKLSFRLNLWGTRSQNHNTLDGGAIVQALAWAPTTPAYGADGQPTFTDPIGSVYRNPLDYLYDQSVDANRSGININGGLNYKLPIKGLTIDLQYAVNYLNAQNLNLNGKRLSNNVPTASRYSAEQVTLQNTNNLNYDVKIGNHSINAVAVLETQQFTNRDFTASASGLRFPQLGYDNIGGNTAATVASSYQKWTLLSLLGRVNYGYKDKYLVSAAVRRDGSSKFGKDNKYSVFPSVALGWRLSEEEFIKKLNVFNNLKLRGSWGMTGSQAINPYATISTYSTAVSAFNNSAATAGVLLGNPGNPDLKWETTKQVDVGLEMEFLNGRLRIEADYFKKNTTDLLLNVAIPSYAGGGTQARNVGEVENQGFEFSIGGTPLAAGSFRWETNLNFSTLKNQVISLGGLPRLGQGTGVGAGMSTTNEFMLIPGEPLGSYWGLNYLGTWKPNEADAAAKQGRVPGDPHYQDLNGDNAITTDDFQIIGRAFPKATGGWNNTFTYKGLTLNVFFNGVFGVDKLNYTRAAALSGSGDARQFILSEIRDYYRPGNETSNVPAFTKTYQPFTQSSRFLEDGSFVRLKNVSLSYNLPTGFLKNKANIRVFASATNLFTITKYKGPDPESARVGSNTDTAIGIDYGSYPNAKQYTLGINLGF
- a CDS encoding RagB/SusD family nutrient uptake outer membrane protein; amino-acid sequence: MKKLLIIGMAAMLTAGCKGYLEEDTTGLLYGGNVLSTQDGLESALTGAYRGLGNQWTYGFLHPSANAATIGSDDVTTHPASNKADWREFDQFNVSTTNQRSGAVYNGCYKAIQGANNVINNYAKTVGTKATIDIIAGEAFFIRGFSYYWLTRFYGNIPLVLAGEYSADLLTIKKSTPAEVYALIVEDLKKAETMLPDTRRDPGRPNAGAAKAFLADVYLTMAGWPLKQADKYDLAAAKAKEVIDNRTKYGFQLMPTFAAVFDNDPAVAIIPESVFQINGFTGGSGTANATYGNTTMPGEEGGWDDMFAELNFFKNFPAGPRKDATFRTQFGLGATTIPWEQSLTKHPYYKKWYIKGNVVTSSISLPSVMMRYPHVLTIYAEAKARGTGGPDQAAYDALNQVRLRGLPAGAKALSPGDGLTAAQFADAVVQERAWEFACERTRWFDLIRLEKVEEANAAKSPDDLQPIKPITKANYWFTLPYTDTSINPNL